The following proteins come from a genomic window of Melioribacteraceae bacterium 4301-Me:
- the paaD gene encoding 1,2-phenylacetyl-CoA epoxidase subunit PaaD, giving the protein MTFSKKKILELLEQVKDPEIPVLNVVEMGIVRDVKFIDDKIEIDITPTYSGCPAMKTIEDEIKNILNENGILNSIVNKIYSPPWTTDWITEDAKRKLKQYGIAPPEGTAEDDFTKEIITKPVECPFCNSKQTQLTSQFGSTACKSLWVCQSCGQPFEHFKYI; this is encoded by the coding sequence ATGACTTTTTCTAAAAAGAAAATATTGGAATTGCTCGAACAGGTAAAAGACCCTGAAATTCCCGTGTTAAATGTAGTTGAAATGGGTATCGTACGCGATGTAAAATTTATTGATGATAAAATTGAAATTGATATAACACCCACTTATTCCGGCTGTCCAGCCATGAAAACAATCGAAGATGAAATAAAAAATATTCTAAACGAAAATGGTATTCTTAATTCAATTGTTAATAAAATTTATTCCCCACCATGGACTACCGATTGGATTACTGAAGATGCAAAAAGGAAATTAAAGCAATACGGAATTGCACCACCTGAAGGAACAGCTGAAGATGATTTTACAAAAGAAATAATTACTAAACCCGTTGAATGCCCATTTTGTAATTCGAAACAAACACAACTTACAAGTCAATTCGGCTCAACTGCATGTAAATCACTTTGGGTATGTCAAAGCTGCGGCCAGCCATTCGAACATTTTAAATATATCTGA
- the truA gene encoding tRNA pseudouridine(38-40) synthase TruA, producing MSRFKLYIEYIGTRYSGWQMQKNSRSIQGKLYEAAKKVFDGEKLEIYGSGRTDAGVHALCQIAHLDVKTMLAPEVIRMKLNDELPGDINIIEVEKTNKDFHARHDAVSRSYIYQISRRRTAFGKQFVWWIKDKLDFEKMKKASKLFVGMHDFASFSDDDPEEKSTKVLIENVEIKEEGDLILIRITGSHFLWKMVRRIIGVLVEVGKGKLTENDIKKYLSENSNEPSRFTAPPSGLFLENVFYEHGKVSKELSALINIKSFKGKK from the coding sequence ATGTCACGTTTCAAACTTTACATCGAATACATCGGTACGCGTTACAGCGGTTGGCAAATGCAAAAGAACAGCCGATCCATTCAAGGAAAACTTTATGAAGCAGCAAAAAAGGTTTTTGATGGAGAAAAGTTGGAAATTTATGGCTCTGGAAGGACTGATGCCGGTGTACACGCACTTTGTCAAATTGCACATCTTGATGTGAAAACAATGCTCGCCCCAGAAGTCATTCGTATGAAGTTGAACGACGAGTTACCTGGTGATATTAATATAATTGAAGTAGAAAAAACGAATAAAGATTTTCATGCCAGACACGACGCAGTAAGCAGAAGTTATATTTACCAAATTTCTCGGAGACGTACTGCTTTCGGTAAACAATTTGTATGGTGGATTAAAGATAAACTTGATTTTGAAAAGATGAAAAAAGCATCAAAACTTTTTGTTGGTATGCACGACTTTGCTTCTTTTTCTGATGACGACCCAGAGGAAAAATCCACAAAAGTACTTATTGAAAACGTAGAAATAAAAGAAGAAGGCGATTTGATATTGATTCGAATCACTGGTTCCCATTTTTTGTGGAAAATGGTAAGACGAATAATTGGCGTGTTGGTTGAAGTCGGAAAGGGAAAATTGACAGAGAACGACATAAAAAAGTATTTGTCCGAAAACTCAAATGAACCTTCACGATTTACAGCTCCGCCTTCGGGACTTTTTCTTGAAAATGTTTTTTATGAGCACGGAAAAGTTTCCAAAGAATTGTCAGCATTGATAAATATAAAATCTTTCAAAGGGAAAAAGTAA
- a CDS encoding type II toxin-antitoxin system RelE/ParE family toxin: MRISLSKNAAKFLNELPDKDKNKIREKVRSLVYSIEQYGNIPFKELHIKTLEGVWRGCLRMRIGKIRIIFKIDRVNRELIVYGVDFRGNVYK, translated from the coding sequence ATGAGAATTAGTTTGTCTAAAAATGCCGCCAAGTTTCTTAATGAACTCCCAGACAAAGATAAAAATAAGATTCGGGAAAAGGTTCGAAGTTTAGTTTATTCAATTGAACAATATGGAAATATTCCTTTCAAGGAACTTCACATAAAAACTTTAGAAGGGGTATGGAGGGGTTGTTTAAGAATGAGAATCGGTAAAATTAGAATAATATTTAAGATAGACAGAGTTAATAGAGAATTGATTGTTTATGGAGTTGACTTCCGAGGAAATGTTTACAAGTAA
- the paaC gene encoding 1,2-phenylacetyl-CoA epoxidase subunit PaaC — protein sequence MINKFDSKTREALFEYILQLADDNLIFGHRLSEWCGHAPILEEDVALANIALDCIGQASAFYSLAAELDGQGKNEDDFAFFRNENQFKNLLLAEQPNIDFAYTIARQFFYDAFAIYFYNELSKSHFEPLAGIATKAVKEINYHLRHCKTWMLRLGDGTDESNCRLQKAVDDLWMFTSEMFLNNYNDEILLNQKLIPDASPLFDEWFELVSNTFSEAKIKVPDRNAYQIKGGRKGFHTEHLGHLLAEMQIVARSFPKAKW from the coding sequence GTGATAAATAAATTCGATTCAAAAACAAGAGAAGCTTTGTTCGAATATATATTGCAATTGGCAGATGATAATTTGATTTTTGGTCACAGACTATCAGAGTGGTGTGGGCATGCACCAATCTTAGAAGAAGATGTTGCTCTTGCTAACATTGCCCTTGATTGTATTGGTCAAGCTTCTGCTTTTTATTCATTAGCTGCGGAATTAGATGGACAAGGAAAAAATGAAGACGACTTTGCTTTCTTTAGAAATGAAAACCAATTTAAAAATTTACTGCTTGCTGAACAGCCAAATATAGATTTTGCCTACACAATTGCACGTCAATTTTTTTATGATGCGTTCGCAATTTATTTTTATAACGAATTAAGCAAAAGCCACTTTGAACCTTTGGCTGGAATTGCAACTAAAGCTGTTAAAGAAATAAATTATCATTTGCGTCATTGTAAAACTTGGATGTTACGATTAGGTGATGGAACCGACGAGAGCAATTGTAGATTGCAAAAAGCTGTTGACGACCTTTGGATGTTTACTTCGGAAATGTTTTTGAATAATTATAACGATGAAATTTTGCTGAACCAAAAATTGATACCAGATGCTTCTCCGTTATTTGATGAATGGTTTGAACTGGTTAGCAATACCTTTTCTGAAGCTAAGATTAAAGTGCCTGATAGAAATGCTTATCAAATCAAAGGTGGAAGAAAAGGTTTTCATACAGAACATCTTGGACATTTATTAGCCGAAATGCAAATTGTTGCTAGATCATTTCCTAAAGCTAAGTGGTAA
- a CDS encoding DoxX family protein, whose product MKLKLYKDDVPSSVLLIRVIVGAVFFSEGIQKFLFQDTLGIGRFIKIGIPAPEFFAPFVGVVEIIFGFLLLIGLFTRIAAIPLIINISVAIISTKIPILINDGFWKMAHEARTDFSMLFGLIFILLNGAGKISLDYKFFK is encoded by the coding sequence ATGAAACTAAAATTATATAAAGATGATGTACCATCATCAGTATTGCTGATAAGAGTAATTGTCGGTGCAGTATTCTTTTCAGAAGGAATCCAAAAATTTCTTTTCCAGGATACGCTCGGCATTGGAAGATTTATAAAAATCGGTATTCCTGCACCGGAATTCTTTGCACCATTTGTTGGAGTTGTTGAGATAATATTCGGCTTTTTATTATTGATAGGTTTATTTACAAGAATAGCTGCTATACCTTTAATAATAAATATAAGCGTTGCTATAATCTCTACAAAAATTCCAATTCTGATTAATGATGGATTCTGGAAAATGGCACACGAAGCACGAACAGATTTTTCAATGCTGTTCGGTTTAATTTTTATTTTATTGAATGGAGCCGGGAAAATTTCTTTAGACTACAAGTTTTTTAAATAA
- the paaB gene encoding 1,2-phenylacetyl-CoA epoxidase subunit PaaB, with translation MENHNTISERMWEVFVQKKQGEPHEHVGNVHAADGELALQNARDVYSRRGDVISIWVVPSNQIVASSPSDKGPFFDPANDKIYRHPQFYNVPKGVRGF, from the coding sequence ATGGAAAATCATAATACCATAAGCGAAAGAATGTGGGAAGTTTTTGTTCAAAAAAAACAAGGTGAGCCACACGAACATGTAGGTAATGTTCACGCTGCAGATGGCGAGCTTGCTCTGCAAAATGCACGAGATGTATATTCCCGCCGAGGAGATGTAATTAGTATTTGGGTTGTTCCTTCAAACCAAATTGTTGCTTCATCTCCGTCAGATAAAGGTCCTTTTTTCGACCCCGCGAACGATAAAATTTACAGACATCCGCAATTTTACAACGTGCCAAAAGGAGTAAGAGGTTTTTAG
- a CDS encoding acetate--CoA ligase family protein, which produces MDTELINFFYPQSICIVGASTKEKSIGYELLNSIKSYGFTGKIYPVNPNAEEVLGYKCFKKINDIEEKIDLAIIVVPKQFVEDSIDSLLTKKVKSILLITAGFKETGKEGEALESKILQKVKDAGARLVGPNCMGVINTLEGTRLNATFVAEKPECGTTGFLSQSGAIGAAVLNSLRETNIKFAHFISVGNKADVNENDILHFWQNDSNIKILTFYLESFVNGMEFVVPFIKGEITKPTIVLKAGKTVSGMRAASSHTGALSSKDQVVDAVLNQFGIIRVENLSELFNTAKGFENFPIPRGNRVAIITNAGGPAVLAVDSLEKEGLVLSQFSEVTKNKLREIVPNEGSIENPVDMLPAATASVYKSVAEIVLNDENVDALISIFVQPIMVEPFEVTESVYSIKSNKPILQVDMPLPEFWQQYRKLSSKHLPIFKNPEEPAKVIANMLFYQNSKIRLERNRNEYLNILCKKDKNIFSLPSGFLPLNIIQDLCGYYGLPLVKQLIIKPKEITELKNVNYPIVLKGINKNIIHKSEFNAVKLNIKDKSELLIKAKEIEESFNKYNSEVEEFLIQPQINVKYEVLIGGYRDPSFGPIIMFGSGGKYVEIICDTAIKSAFLSGEDLDDMINSTAIGKILMGVRGEPTCNINELKKIIKSSAELIVENKDILEFDINPLIIDLDNNFHAVDIRIKSK; this is translated from the coding sequence TTGGATACTGAACTAATAAACTTTTTCTATCCTCAATCGATATGTATTGTGGGTGCTTCCACAAAAGAAAAAAGCATCGGTTATGAATTACTTAATTCAATTAAAAGTTACGGGTTCACGGGCAAAATCTATCCAGTAAATCCAAATGCAGAGGAGGTCTTGGGATATAAATGCTTCAAGAAAATAAATGATATAGAAGAAAAAATTGACTTGGCTATTATTGTTGTCCCGAAGCAATTTGTTGAAGATTCTATTGACTCTCTTTTAACAAAAAAAGTAAAATCAATATTACTAATTACCGCTGGTTTTAAGGAGACAGGTAAGGAAGGAGAAGCGCTGGAAAGTAAAATTTTACAAAAAGTAAAAGATGCTGGCGCTCGACTCGTGGGTCCAAACTGCATGGGTGTCATCAACACGCTTGAAGGGACAAGGCTAAATGCAACTTTTGTAGCTGAAAAACCAGAGTGTGGAACCACAGGATTTTTATCACAAAGTGGTGCAATTGGTGCAGCGGTATTAAATTCGTTGCGAGAGACCAATATCAAGTTTGCACATTTTATTAGCGTTGGAAATAAAGCCGATGTTAACGAAAATGATATTCTCCATTTTTGGCAAAACGATAGTAACATTAAGATTCTCACTTTTTATTTAGAAAGTTTTGTTAACGGAATGGAATTTGTTGTTCCATTCATAAAAGGAGAAATAACGAAACCAACTATTGTATTGAAAGCCGGTAAAACAGTCAGTGGAATGAGAGCAGCATCTTCCCATACAGGTGCGTTAAGCAGCAAGGACCAAGTTGTTGATGCTGTTCTAAATCAATTTGGTATTATACGCGTAGAAAATTTATCGGAACTTTTTAACACCGCAAAGGGATTTGAGAACTTTCCAATTCCAAGAGGAAACAGGGTTGCAATTATAACTAATGCAGGTGGGCCAGCAGTTCTCGCAGTAGATTCACTTGAAAAAGAAGGCTTAGTTTTATCTCAATTTTCTGAAGTAACTAAGAATAAATTAAGAGAAATCGTGCCGAATGAGGGAAGCATTGAAAATCCAGTTGACATGTTACCTGCAGCGACAGCTTCAGTTTACAAATCCGTTGCCGAAATTGTATTGAACGATGAAAATGTAGATGCGTTAATTTCTATTTTTGTCCAACCAATAATGGTAGAACCTTTCGAGGTAACCGAGTCAGTCTATTCCATAAAATCTAACAAACCAATTTTACAAGTTGATATGCCATTACCAGAATTTTGGCAGCAATACAGAAAACTATCGTCTAAACATTTACCAATCTTTAAAAACCCAGAAGAACCGGCAAAAGTTATTGCTAACATGCTGTTTTATCAAAATTCTAAAATTAGACTTGAAAGAAATAGAAATGAGTATTTAAACATTCTTTGTAAAAAAGATAAAAACATTTTCTCATTGCCTTCAGGATTCCTTCCATTAAATATCATACAAGATTTATGCGGCTATTATGGTTTGCCTTTAGTAAAGCAGCTTATTATCAAGCCAAAAGAAATAACAGAATTAAAAAATGTTAATTACCCAATTGTACTGAAAGGAATCAATAAAAATATTATTCACAAATCCGAGTTCAATGCTGTTAAACTAAATATTAAGGACAAAAGTGAACTTCTAATAAAAGCAAAAGAAATAGAAGAAAGCTTTAATAAGTACAACTCTGAAGTCGAGGAATTTTTAATTCAACCACAGATTAATGTTAAGTACGAGGTTTTAATAGGAGGTTACAGAGATCCTTCATTTGGACCAATAATAATGTTTGGAAGCGGCGGAAAATATGTTGAAATAATATGTGATACTGCCATCAAATCTGCTTTTCTCTCCGGAGAAGACCTTGACGATATGATTAATTCAACAGCAATTGGAAAAATATTAATGGGTGTAAGGGGTGAACCAACTTGCAACATTAATGAATTAAAAAAAATTATAAAATCTTCTGCTGAGTTAATTGTAGAAAATAAAGACATATTAGAATTCGACATTAACCCTTTAATTATTGACTTAGATAATAATTTCCATGCTGTTGATATTAGAATAAAATCAAAATAA
- a CDS encoding YdeI family protein, giving the protein MGKKDPRIDAYISKAQDFAKPILEHLRNLVHETCPEVEETMKWSFPHFNYKGDIMCSMAAFKQHASFGFWKAALIKEAVLAKAAKSEAAMGSLGKITSLKDLPSDKKLISLIKKAAKLNEAGIKVSKKKKIKKELEIPDYFIKALSKNKKALTSFKNFSYSHKKEYVEWISEARTEETRNKRIATAIEWLSEGKPRNWKYIK; this is encoded by the coding sequence ATGGGAAAAAAGGACCCGCGCATTGACGCATACATTTCCAAAGCACAAGATTTTGCCAAACCAATTCTTGAACACTTACGTAATCTCGTTCATGAGACTTGTCCAGAAGTAGAAGAAACCATGAAATGGAGTTTCCCGCATTTCAATTATAAAGGTGATATAATGTGCAGTATGGCTGCTTTTAAGCAGCATGCCTCATTCGGTTTTTGGAAAGCTGCTCTAATAAAAGAGGCTGTTCTTGCAAAAGCTGCAAAATCAGAGGCAGCGATGGGAAGCCTTGGAAAAATTACTTCGTTGAAGGACTTGCCCTCCGATAAAAAATTAATTTCACTTATAAAAAAAGCCGCTAAGCTGAACGAAGCAGGAATCAAAGTTTCTAAAAAGAAGAAAATTAAAAAAGAATTAGAGATTCCAGATTATTTTATAAAAGCATTGAGCAAAAACAAAAAGGCATTAACTTCGTTCAAAAATTTTTCTTACTCTCATAAGAAAGAATATGTTGAGTGGATATCTGAAGCCAGGACCGAAGAGACAAGAAACAAAAGAATAGCAACTGCAATTGAATGGCTTTCTGAAGGCAAGCCGAGAAATTGGAAATATATTAAATAG
- the glgA gene encoding glycogen synthase GlgA, whose product MKVAYIASEVFPYAKTGGLGDVAGTLPKELAKLGNDVKVFMPKYNLFSEIDYGLHYQWKIGGILIPIADRIHSVHVQKAYLPESNGKKNSKVEIYFIDCPYYYYRYRVYTDDPDEDERFILFSKSVLEVIKRLNWSPDIIHCNDWHTGIIPLLIKDQPQSGEFSYSNEKVFERTATIFTIHNIAYQGIFDKHTFEKAGINPKYFLNGGHGEYYGKVSFLKTGIMVSDIINTVSETYAKELLTPEYGSGMDPFLNLRKEDFYGVLNGVDYNIWNPETDKLIPYNYSKNDLSGKLKNKKYLLENLGLTFDENIPLIGIISRLVEQKGFDILNEVLDEIITLNAHWVILGSGKRKYEEMFAQLAQNHPKKFSAYIGYNDEFAHLIEAGADMILMPSVYEPCGLNQIYSLKYGTVPIVRKTGGLADTVLDWHECLSEGKEIGTGYSFVNFSGSALLQSLKTAINDFHNKDLWRKIQLNGMEKDYSWQKSAEKYMELYKKATKRLNNGSS is encoded by the coding sequence ATGAAAGTAGCATATATTGCAAGCGAAGTTTTTCCCTATGCAAAAACCGGCGGCTTGGGCGATGTTGCCGGCACACTCCCAAAAGAACTCGCTAAACTTGGCAACGATGTTAAGGTATTCATGCCTAAATACAACCTCTTTAGTGAGATCGACTACGGTTTACATTACCAATGGAAAATTGGCGGCATCTTAATTCCAATTGCCGATAGAATTCATTCTGTGCACGTCCAAAAAGCTTATTTGCCAGAAAGCAACGGAAAGAAAAATTCGAAAGTTGAAATATATTTTATTGATTGTCCATATTACTATTATAGATATCGGGTTTACACAGATGACCCAGATGAAGATGAGAGATTTATCCTTTTCTCGAAAAGTGTCTTAGAAGTTATCAAACGATTAAATTGGTCACCAGATATTATTCATTGTAACGATTGGCACACTGGAATTATTCCGTTATTAATTAAGGACCAACCACAAAGTGGTGAATTCTCATACAGCAATGAGAAAGTATTTGAAAGAACTGCAACCATTTTTACAATTCACAATATCGCTTACCAGGGTATATTCGATAAACACACTTTTGAAAAAGCCGGAATTAATCCAAAATATTTCCTTAACGGCGGTCACGGTGAATACTATGGCAAAGTTAGTTTTTTGAAAACAGGAATCATGGTATCAGATATAATTAATACGGTAAGTGAAACCTATGCAAAAGAATTACTAACACCAGAGTATGGTTCAGGAATGGATCCTTTTTTGAACTTGCGGAAAGAAGATTTTTACGGTGTGCTTAATGGTGTAGATTATAATATCTGGAATCCCGAAACAGATAAATTAATTCCTTATAATTATTCTAAAAACGATCTTTCAGGCAAATTAAAAAACAAAAAATACTTACTAGAAAATCTCGGACTAACTTTTGATGAGAACATTCCTCTGATTGGAATCATATCCCGATTGGTAGAACAAAAGGGATTCGATATTTTAAATGAAGTATTAGATGAAATAATAACTCTTAATGCTCACTGGGTAATTTTAGGTAGCGGCAAGAGAAAATACGAGGAGATGTTTGCTCAGTTAGCTCAAAACCATCCAAAAAAATTTTCAGCATACATTGGCTATAATGATGAATTTGCTCATCTAATTGAAGCAGGAGCAGATATGATTTTGATGCCGTCGGTTTACGAGCCTTGCGGATTAAATCAAATTTACTCGCTAAAATATGGAACAGTGCCGATTGTAAGGAAAACAGGTGGACTTGCCGACACTGTACTTGATTGGCATGAATGTCTTTCAGAAGGAAAAGAAATTGGTACTGGCTATTCATTTGTCAATTTCAGTGGTTCGGCTCTTTTGCAATCCTTAAAAACTGCTATCAATGATTTTCATAACAAAGATTTATGGAGAAAAATTCAATTGAATGGAATGGAAAAAGATTATTCATGGCAAAAATCAGCTGAAAAATACATGGAACTTTATAAGAAAGCTACTAAAAGACTGAATAACGGCTCTTCTTAA
- a CDS encoding DMT family transporter, translating to MYLYVKQYYKPLFSILFWGASFIATKYSLNELTPVSIVFIRQVLAVLFLGTIAIKRKRSFAVRLKDHFWIVIIALIAAFHLWIQITGLKYTSATNTGWIIGITPVFIVILSMIFFNEKLNFSKGFGILLAFSGLILLISKGKITSLNFITHKGDFLVLASTVTWSIYSIVSKKATINYPPIMAIFYQFLMMALIVLPFIFSEKAFITFFHLSVKVWAAVLFLGILCSGVSYVFWVEALKEMDAGVVGAFLYLEPFVTVVTAWLLLNEEITILTLTSGLIIIFGVILVNRK from the coding sequence TTGTATCTTTACGTAAAACAATACTATAAACCGCTTTTTTCGATTCTATTTTGGGGTGCATCGTTCATTGCTACTAAATATTCTTTAAATGAACTTACTCCTGTATCTATTGTTTTCATTCGACAGGTACTTGCCGTTTTATTTCTTGGAACTATTGCAATAAAGAGGAAGAGAAGTTTTGCGGTTAGACTAAAAGACCATTTTTGGATTGTAATTATTGCCTTAATTGCAGCTTTTCATTTGTGGATTCAAATTACCGGGTTGAAATACACCTCCGCTACCAACACAGGATGGATAATTGGAATTACACCTGTGTTTATTGTAATCTTATCAATGATATTTTTTAATGAAAAATTGAATTTTAGTAAGGGCTTCGGAATTTTGTTAGCATTTAGTGGATTAATCTTGCTAATTAGCAAAGGTAAAATAACGTCCTTGAATTTCATTACTCACAAAGGAGACTTTTTAGTTTTAGCAAGTACAGTTACATGGAGCATATATTCCATTGTAAGCAAGAAGGCAACAATTAATTACCCGCCTATCATGGCTATTTTTTATCAATTTCTAATGATGGCGTTAATTGTTTTGCCCTTTATCTTTTCTGAAAAAGCATTTATCACTTTTTTTCACCTTTCTGTTAAAGTATGGGCTGCAGTTTTGTTTCTTGGGATTTTATGTTCGGGAGTATCTTACGTATTTTGGGTCGAAGCATTAAAAGAAATGGATGCAGGTGTTGTGGGCGCATTTTTATATTTGGAACCCTTTGTTACTGTAGTTACTGCATGGCTGCTTTTGAATGAAGAAATAACAATTCTTACGCTGACAAGTGGATTAATTATTATTTTTGGCGTTATTCTAGTTAATCGAAAATGA
- the paaA gene encoding 1,2-phenylacetyl-CoA epoxidase subunit PaaA: MVEEKLEMEDRLCEEFERRIASGEIIEPKDWMPERYRKQLIRMMSQHAHSEIIGMLPEGNWITRAPSLRRKMTLLAKVQDEAGHGLYIYSSAETLGVSRSELIEQLLNGTAKYSSIFNYPTLTWADIGVIGWFVDGAAIVNQTMLAKCSYGPYARAMVRICKEENFHKKQGYEIIATLANGTAEQKAMAQDAVNRWWWPTLMMFGPPDEQSPNSPELMRWKIKLKSNDELRQRFVDLTVPQAMAVNLTLPDPDLKFNEETQHWEFGKINWDEFWQVVKGNGPMNKERLRARREAYENGAWVRNAALEYARKHNK; this comes from the coding sequence ATGGTAGAAGAGAAATTGGAAATGGAAGACAGATTATGTGAAGAGTTTGAAAGAAGAATAGCCTCTGGTGAAATAATTGAGCCTAAAGATTGGATGCCTGAACGTTATAGGAAACAGTTGATAAGAATGATGAGTCAACATGCGCATTCAGAAATTATTGGAATGTTACCGGAAGGTAATTGGATTACACGTGCACCATCTTTGCGCAGAAAAATGACTTTGCTTGCAAAAGTGCAAGATGAAGCTGGGCATGGACTTTATATTTACAGCTCTGCAGAAACATTGGGTGTTAGCCGTTCAGAATTAATTGAACAATTATTAAACGGCACTGCTAAATACTCCAGCATTTTTAATTATCCAACTTTAACGTGGGCAGATATAGGTGTAATTGGCTGGTTTGTAGATGGTGCTGCGATTGTTAATCAAACAATGCTTGCTAAATGCTCTTATGGCCCTTATGCCAGAGCAATGGTTCGAATTTGCAAAGAAGAAAACTTTCACAAAAAACAAGGCTACGAAATAATAGCTACTCTTGCTAATGGAACTGCAGAACAAAAGGCTATGGCACAAGATGCTGTAAATAGATGGTGGTGGCCTACATTGATGATGTTTGGTCCACCAGACGAACAATCACCAAATTCACCTGAACTAATGAGATGGAAAATTAAACTCAAAAGCAACGATGAACTACGCCAACGATTCGTTGATTTGACTGTCCCGCAAGCTATGGCAGTTAATTTAACATTGCCAGATCCAGATTTAAAGTTCAACGAAGAAACACAGCATTGGGAATTCGGAAAAATTAATTGGGACGAATTCTGGCAGGTCGTTAAAGGAAACGGACCTATGAATAAAGAAAGACTTAGGGCAAGACGAGAAGCTTATGAGAATGGAGCATGGGTAAGAAATGCAGCACTTGAATATGCACGTAAACACAACAAATAA
- the chrA gene encoding chromate efflux transporter — translation MIELIKVFLKLGLIAFGGPAAHIAMFEEEIVTKRKWMSREHFLDLVGATNLIPGPNSTEMAMHCGYHKAGILGALVSGLSFMFPAVMITGIISYFYLLYGTLPQVEPFLYGIKPAVIVIIMNAVVKLGMKAAKGWKLFSIAAVVAFFNIIGVNEIFSILFGGIFGALFLLFSEHKNKLNSFFPLTLISLFNFNSVIQSIEKAEVSLTKLFLTCLKIGIVWFGSGYILVAYFNGEFVEGLHWLTRQVLLDAIAVGQFTPGPLLSSATFIGYQISKITGAILATAGIVIPSFIFVLILNPLIPRIRKSIYLSKFLDSVNASAVAVMFVVGIKLGIEILADSLYGINWRTTLIAVLSAVALLRIKKVNSAYIVLSGALLGYLLELF, via the coding sequence TTGATAGAATTAATAAAAGTATTCCTTAAACTTGGATTGATTGCTTTCGGCGGACCTGCTGCACACATTGCAATGTTTGAAGAAGAAATTGTAACCAAACGAAAATGGATGAGTCGAGAACATTTTCTTGATTTGGTTGGCGCCACTAATCTGATTCCGGGACCGAATTCGACCGAGATGGCGATGCATTGCGGTTACCACAAAGCAGGTATTTTAGGAGCTTTGGTATCGGGATTGAGTTTTATGTTTCCAGCTGTAATGATTACTGGCATCATTTCTTATTTCTATCTTCTTTATGGCACCTTACCTCAAGTTGAACCTTTTCTTTATGGAATTAAACCCGCTGTAATTGTTATAATAATGAATGCCGTTGTTAAACTTGGAATGAAAGCTGCTAAAGGCTGGAAATTATTTTCAATTGCTGCCGTAGTAGCATTTTTTAATATAATCGGAGTAAATGAAATTTTTTCTATTCTTTTTGGTGGAATATTTGGCGCTCTGTTTCTTTTGTTTTCGGAACATAAGAACAAACTAAATTCATTCTTTCCACTTACATTAATTTCTTTATTTAATTTTAATTCTGTAATTCAATCAATAGAAAAAGCTGAAGTATCACTTACAAAATTGTTTTTAACGTGTTTAAAAATTGGGATTGTTTGGTTTGGCAGCGGATACATTTTAGTAGCATATTTTAATGGAGAATTTGTTGAAGGACTGCACTGGCTTACAAGACAGGTACTATTAGATGCTATTGCGGTAGGGCAATTTACACCCGGTCCGTTACTTTCATCTGCAACTTTTATTGGATACCAAATTTCTAAAATTACAGGTGCAATTTTAGCCACAGCTGGTATTGTAATTCCATCATTCATTTTTGTTTTAATTTTAAATCCGCTCATACCTCGAATAAGAAAATCAATTTATCTTTCTAAATTTCTGGATTCTGTTAATGCCAGTGCAGTAGCGGTTATGTTTGTTGTTGGAATAAAACTCGGCATAGAAATTTTAGCAGACTCTTTATACGGCATAAACTGGAGAACAACATTAATTGCAGTATTAAGTGCTGTTGCATTGTTAAGAATAAAGAAGGTTAACTCTGCTTACATTGTTTTAAGTGGTGCATTACTGGGATATTTGCTTGAATTATTTTAA